From Oncorhynchus mykiss isolate Arlee chromosome 6, USDA_OmykA_1.1, whole genome shotgun sequence, the proteins below share one genomic window:
- the LOC110525625 gene encoding leucine-rich repeat transmembrane neuronal protein 4-like — MARSLTGNRQNTGSRVWDRRLSCLFLLTSFLLLLSKGERMCPASCRCEGKIVYCESGIFQDIPENISTGCQGLSLRFNRLATLLPYQFAHLNQLIWLYLDHNSITAIDSLAFQGVRRLKELILSSNKITLLHNKALNAVPNLRNLDFSYNQLHSLQPGHFYGLRKLQNLHLRSNGLSSIPVRTFLECRSLEFLDLGYNHLRTLFRTTFLGLFKLKELHLEHNQFSRINLFLFPRLSNLQVLYLQWNRIRAVNQGLPWIWHTLQKLDLSGNDIQILDPAVFQCMPNLQILHLESNKLSNMSQDVVSAWVSLTTISLVGNAWDCSPTICPLVTWLKNFRGSKDIKIICSSPKSVQGDRVMDIVRNYTVCVNISVEEQTTAMIMRQTTASVVDIKKPTTPPPSTTTTTQGISASTVQRLTPQPVSPIVTEKDTRESILMTSISPESSSFFPELEFEHMAFHKIIAGSVALFLSVSLILLVIYVSWKRYPNSMRQLQQHSVNRKHRKKARKQKLNLNSQLQEYYLTYTNSQTMDALVNETRAYTCTISGSRECEV; from the exons ATGGCACGCAGTCTcactggcaacagacagaacacag GTTCCCGAGTTTGGGACAGGAGGCTGTCATGTCTTTTTCTCCTGACGTCTTTTCTTCTGCTGCTCAGCAAGGGGGAGAGAATGTGCCCAGCAAGTTGTCGCTGCGAAGGAAAGATTGTTTATTGCGAGTCTGGCATTTTTCAAGACATTCCAGAAAACATCTCTACTGGATGCCAGGGTCTGTCCCTGCGCTTCAACCGCTTAGCGACTCTGCTGCCTTACCAATTCGCTCATCTCAACCAGCTCATCTGGCTCTACCTGGACCACAATTCCATCACCGCCATAGATAGCTTAGCCTTTCAGGGCGTGCGTAGGCTCAAAGAACTGATTCTTAGCTCCAACAAGATCACACTTTTACACAATAAGGCTCTCAATGCTGTACCAAACCTGCGCAATCTTGATTTTTCCTACAACCAGCTACACTCTTTGCAGCCAGGTCATTTCTATGGTCTGCGTAAGCTCCAAAACCTTCACCTACGGTCCAATGGTCTCAGCAGTATACCTGTACGGACTTTTCTGGAGTGTCGTAGCCTGGAGTTCCTGGACCTGGGTTACAATCACCTACGCACCCTATTCCGCACCACCTTCTTGGGGCTGTTCAAGTTGAAGGAGCTTCATCTGGAGCATAATCAATTTTCAAGGATTAATTTGTTTCTTTTCCCACGCCTTAGCAATCTACAGGTCCTCTACTTGCAATGGAACCGGATACGAGCCGTCAATCAGGGCCTGCCATGGATCTGGCATACACTGCAGAAATTAGACCTCTCAGGAAATGACATCCAGATCCTGGACCCAGCTGTTTTCCAGTGTATGCCAAACTTACAAATACTCCATCTTGAATCCAACAAGCTGAGCAACATGTCTCAGGATGTGGTTTCAGCCTGGGTCTCCCTCACCACCATCAGCCTGGTGGGTAATGCCTGGGACTGCAGCCCTACCATCTGCCCCCTGGTGACCTGGCTGAAGAACTTCAGAGGCTCAAAGGACATCAAAATTATATGCAGCAGCCCCAAGTCAGTTCAGGGAGACAGAGTAATGGACATAGTGAGGAACTACACAGTCTGTGTGAACATATCAGTTGAAGAGCAAACCACAGCTATGATCATGAGGCAAACCACAGCCTCAGTTGTGGACATCAAAAAGCctaccacacctcctccttccaCGACCACAACAACCCAAGGTATATCTGCATCAACAGTACAAAGACTCACTCCACAACCTGTCTCTCCCATTGTGACAGAAAAAGACACAAGGGAGTCCATACTCATGACCTCAATCTCTCCAGAATCCTCATCATTTTTCCCAGAACTAGAGTTTGAGCATATGGCCTTCCATAAAATCATTGCAGGCAGTGTAGCCCTATTTCTCTCTGTGTCATTGATTCTGCTGGTAATTTATGTCTCATGGAAGCGCTACCCCAATAGCATGAGGCAGCTGCAGCAGCACTCAGTCAACCGCAAGCACAGAAAAAAGGCCCGGAAGCAGAAGCTTAACCTTAACTCTCAGTTACAAGAGTATTATTTGACTTATACAAACTCTCAGACCATGGATGCATTGGTAAATGAGACAAGGGCCTACACCTGCACAATCTCAGGATCCAGAGAATGTGAGGTATGA